The following coding sequences are from one Macaca mulatta isolate MMU2019108-1 chromosome 7, T2T-MMU8v2.0, whole genome shotgun sequence window:
- the C2CD4B gene encoding C2 calcium-dependent domain-containing protein 4B has product MRLLEKLCSSNSGSSAPKPAFAKVLTPNRIPEFCIPPRLPAPCALESPSRAAALPRRCAAERDLWPRAADEDAGRTDWDPRSQAALSLPHLPRVLTAYGFCVLLESPHTRRKESLLLGDPSAPRPRTRAYGGGCGPDAPLETLCGPRAPGPATPAVPGRPRPPQDALVRRPRGCHLLRAPDGLLSRALRARRSRRLARARSVSSGNEDEERRAGSQSPARAPSASPSSSRDPLPERLEAEGTLALGRAGDALRLAAEYCPETGRLRLRLLRAEGLAGGAPGPRAVRCRLSLVLRPPDTARRQCSIVVGRSRKASFDQDFCFDGLSEDEVRRLAVRVKAWDEGRGRERGRLLGQGELSLGALLLL; this is encoded by the coding sequence atGCGGCTCCTCGAGAAACTCTGCTCCTCCAACTCAGGCAGCTCCGCGCCGAAGCCCGCCTTTGCTAAAGTGCTCACGCCGAATCGCATCCCCGAATTCTGCATCCCGCCGCGGCTCCCGGCGCCCTGCGCGCTCGAGTCTCCAAGCCGGGCCGCCGCCCTGCCCCGGCGCTGCGCCGCTGAACGCGACCTGTGGCCCCGCGCGGCAGACGAGGACGCCGGCCGCACGGACTGGGACCCGCGCTCGCAGGCCGCGTTGTCGCTGCCGCACCTGCCCCGTGTGCTCACTGCCTACGGCTTCTGCGTGCTGCTCGAGAGCCCGCACACGCGTCGCAAGGAGTCGCTCCTGCTCGGGGACCCGTCCGCGCCCCGGCCTCGGACCCGCGCCTATGGCGGCGGCTGCGGCCCGGACGCCCCCCTGGAGACCCTGTGCGGCCCGCGAGCTCCGGGCCCGGCCACCCCCGCGGTCCCCGGCCGTCCCCGCCCGCCCCAGGACGCGCTCGTCCGGCGGCCCCGCGGCTGCCATCTTCTGCGCGCCCCCGACGGGCTGCTGAGCCGCGCGCTGCGGGCCAGGAGGAGTCGCCGCCTGGCCCGCGCCCGCTCCGTCTCCAGCGGGAACGAGGACGAGGAGCGCCGCGCGGGCTCCCAGTCCCCGGCCCGGGCCCCCTCCGCCAGCCCGTCTTCGTCCCGGGACCCGCTTCCTGAGCGCCTGGAGGCCGAGGGCACCCTGGCTCTGGGCCGCGCCGGCGACGCCCTGCGCCTGGCCGCCGAGTACTGTCCGGAAACCGGGCGCCTCCGTCTCCGGCTGCTCCGCGCTGAGGGCCTCGCAGGAGGCGCCCCGGGGCCTCGCGCCGTCCGCTGCCGCCTCAGCCTCGTCCTACGCCCTCCGGACACCGCGCGTCGGCAATGCAGCATTGTGGTGGGGCGCAGCCGCAAGGCCTCCTTTGACCAGGACTTCTGCTTCGACGGCCTCTCGGAGGACGAGGTGCGCCGCCTGGCTGTTCGCGTCAAGGCCTGGGACGAGGGCCGCGGCCGGGAGCGGGGCCGCCTGCTGGGCCAGGGTGAGCTGTCCCTGGGCGCCCTCCTGCTGCTCTGA